The DNA window TCCTGGTGGAGTCGGCCCCGCCCGGCCGCCGCGGCCTGTTCTCCAGCTTCCAGTACGTGAGCACCACCATCGGCCAGCTCCTCGCCTCCGGCCTGGCGGCGCTGCTGGCCACGGTCCTCGCCGAGAGCGACATGAGCTCCTACGGCTGGCGGATCCCGTTCGTCGTGGGCGCCGTGTTCAGCCTCGTGGGCCTGTGGATCCGCAAGGGCGCCGACGAGACCTCGGCCGTGGCGGAGGACATCAGGCGCGGCGAGACCGAGCGGCCCAGGATGTTCGAGTTCCTCAGGCACCACCCGCGCTCGGCGGCCACCATCGTCGGCATCACGGTCGCCGGCACCGTGGCGTACTACACCTGGACCAGCTTCCTGCCGACGTACGCGCAGATCACCGTCGGCTTCGACAAGGCGGACTCGCTCCAGATCGGCACCGTCTCGCTGGTCTTCTTCATGGTCCTGCAGCCGCTGCTCGGCATGTTGTCGGACCGGGTCGGGCGGCGGCCGATGCTGATCGCGTTCGGTCTCGGGTTCATGGTCCTGCCGGTGCCGCTGCTCGGGCTGCTCACCACGTCCTACGCCAGCCTGCTGACCGTGCAGCTCGTCGGCATGGTCTTCCTCGGCTGCTTCACCTCGGTCTCGGCCGCGGTGAACAGCGAGCTCTTCCCCACCCGGGTGCGGGCGGCGGGGGCCGGGTTCCCGTATTCGCTGACCGTGGCGATCTTCGGCGGAACTGCTCCGCTCATCGGCACGGCGCTGCAGGAGGCCGGCAACCCCGGCCTCTTCCCGTGGTACATGTCGGCGCTGGCGCTGGTCTCCACGCTGGTCTACGTCTTCGTGCTGCGCGAGACCAAGGACCAGCCGCTGCGCTGACCGCTCAGAACGAGGTGCAGGGGCGCTCCCGCAGCTCCTTGACGTAGTCGTCGGGGGCGCCCGCCCGCTCGGCCGCCTCCGCGAGGCTCCCGAGGTAGCGGGCCGAGGGCAGGCCGCCCTCGTAGCCGTCGAGCACGTAGAACCAGGCGAGAACGTCGCCGTCGAGCGTCTGGACCCGCAGCCGCACCTTGTGGTAGGCCCCGCGGACTGCGCCCTCCCACTGGTCGAGCGAGGTCTCCTCCCACTCGGGCACGTCGTAGAGCACGACGAACACGTGCGCGTCAGGGTCCTCGACGATCGTGGCGAGCGCTCCGCCCCAGGCCGGGTCGTGCCCGCCGAAGGTCAGCCGCCAGCCGGGCAGCCAGCCGACACCCCGGATGGGGGAGTGCGGGGCGCGCATGGCCATCTGCTCTGGATCGAGGTTGCTGCCGTAGGCGGCGTACACAGGCACAGCAGCCAAGACTAGCGCCTGGAGGGCCGACCCGTTCGATGTCACGCCGTACCATGCGCGAGAATGGACAGGTGACGAGGATCGTGATCATCGGTGGCGGACCAGGCGGCTACGAGGCGGCGCTGGTGGCCGCTCAGCTAGGCGGGCAGGTCACGATGGTCGAGCAGGACGGCCCGGGCGGCGCGTGCGTGCTGACCGACTGCGTGCCGTCCAAGACGCTGATCGCGACCTCCGTCCGCAAGCAGGCGCTGCTCGACGCGCCCTCGCTGGGCATCTCCTTCGACGGCGGCCACGACGGCGACGCCGGCACGGTCGGCGTCGATCTGCCGCTGGTCAACAAGCGGGTCAAGGAGCTGGCGCGGGCCCAGTCGGCCGACATCGGGGCCCGGGTCGAGGCCGAGGGCGTCGAGATCATCAGGGCCCGGGGCCGGCTGGTCGATCCGCAGGTCGTGCGGGCCGGCGACCGCACGATCCGGGCCGACGTCGTGCTCGTGGCCACCGGCGCGACGCCGCGCGTGCTGCCGGGCGCCGAGCCCGACGGCGAGCGCATCCTCACCTGGCGGCAGCTCTACGACCTCGACGAGCTGCCCGAGCACCTGATCGTGGTCGGCTCAGGGGTGACCGGGGCCGAGTTCGCCGGCGCCTACCGCTCGCTCGGCTCGGAGGTCACGCTGGTCTCCAGCCGTGACCGCATGATGCCCAACGAGGACGCCGACGGCGCCGAGGTGCTCGAAGAGGTCTACCGCCGGCGCGGCATGAACGTCATGGGCCGCTCCCGGGCCTCCTCCGTCAAGCGCACCGCCGACGGCGTGGTGGTCACGCTGGAGGACGGCCGCACGGCCGAGGGCACGCACGCGCTGATGACGGTCGGCATGGTGCCCAACACCTCCGGCATGGGCCTGGAGGAGGCCGGCGTCCAGCTCGACCGGGGCGGCTTCATCAAGGTCGACAAGGTCTCGCGCACCTCCGCGCCCGGCGTGTACGCCGCCGGCGACTGCACGGGCGTGCTCATGCTGGCCTCGGTCGCCGCCATGCAGGGCCGCATCGCGGTGTGGCACGCGCTCGGCGAGGCGGTGCAGCCGCTGCGGCTGGCCACCGTGGCCTCCAACATCTTCACCGACCCCGAGATCGCGGCCGTCGGCGTGGCGCAGCGGGCGATCGAGGCCGGCGAGATCGAGGCCAACGTCGTCAAGCTGCCGCTCGCGACCAACGCGCGGGCCAAGATGCAGGGCTTCAACGACGGCTTCGTCAAGCTGTTCTGCCGCCCGCACACCGGCATCGTGCTCGGCGGGGTCGTGGTGGCGCCGCGCGCCTCCGAGCTGATCCTCGCCGTGTCGGTGGCCGTGCAGCAGCGGCTGACGGTCGACCAGCTCGCGCACACGTTCGCGGTCTACCCGTCGCTGTCCGGCTCGGTCACCGAGGCCGCCCGCCGCCTCATGCAGCCGCAGACCGACTCCGGGATCTAGCCCTGCTGCTCGTCGTGGTGATGGCCGCGTGCGGCCTTGACGCGACGGGCGGGGGCGGCGAGGAGCGCCAGCCGCCGGTGAGTGCGAGCTCGCGCGGCTCCAGCGCGACCGCCCAGGCGTCCGGCGGCCCGGCCGCGCCGACCCCGACCGCAGCGACGCGGACCACGACCGCCCCCGAGC is part of the Nonomuraea coxensis DSM 45129 genome and encodes:
- a CDS encoding MFS transporter is translated as MATPPLSRSPLGIPKSRVRQLMAASVGNVVEWYDWYAYTFLAVYFSAQIFPSGAASSLVPLLSSFAVFAVGFFMRPLGGLLVGAFADRYGRKSAMTFTIVLMGAGSLLVGVTPTYEAAGVLAPVILTLARLVQGLSVGGEFAAATTFLVESAPPGRRGLFSSFQYVSTTIGQLLASGLAALLATVLAESDMSSYGWRIPFVVGAVFSLVGLWIRKGADETSAVAEDIRRGETERPRMFEFLRHHPRSAATIVGITVAGTVAYYTWTSFLPTYAQITVGFDKADSLQIGTVSLVFFMVLQPLLGMLSDRVGRRPMLIAFGLGFMVLPVPLLGLLTTSYASLLTVQLVGMVFLGCFTSVSAAVNSELFPTRVRAAGAGFPYSLTVAIFGGTAPLIGTALQEAGNPGLFPWYMSALALVSTLVYVFVLRETKDQPLR
- a CDS encoding gamma-glutamylcyclotransferase; its protein translation is MPVYAAYGSNLDPEQMAMRAPHSPIRGVGWLPGWRLTFGGHDPAWGGALATIVEDPDAHVFVVLYDVPEWEETSLDQWEGAVRGAYHKVRLRVQTLDGDVLAWFYVLDGYEGGLPSARYLGSLAEAAERAGAPDDYVKELRERPCTSF
- a CDS encoding NAD(P)H-quinone dehydrogenase → MTRIVIIGGGPGGYEAALVAAQLGGQVTMVEQDGPGGACVLTDCVPSKTLIATSVRKQALLDAPSLGISFDGGHDGDAGTVGVDLPLVNKRVKELARAQSADIGARVEAEGVEIIRARGRLVDPQVVRAGDRTIRADVVLVATGATPRVLPGAEPDGERILTWRQLYDLDELPEHLIVVGSGVTGAEFAGAYRSLGSEVTLVSSRDRMMPNEDADGAEVLEEVYRRRGMNVMGRSRASSVKRTADGVVVTLEDGRTAEGTHALMTVGMVPNTSGMGLEEAGVQLDRGGFIKVDKVSRTSAPGVYAAGDCTGVLMLASVAAMQGRIAVWHALGEAVQPLRLATVASNIFTDPEIAAVGVAQRAIEAGEIEANVVKLPLATNARAKMQGFNDGFVKLFCRPHTGIVLGGVVVAPRASELILAVSVAVQQRLTVDQLAHTFAVYPSLSGSVTEAARRLMQPQTDSGI